A window of the Dictyostelium discoideum AX4 chromosome 4 chromosome, whole genome shotgun sequence genome harbors these coding sequences:
- the gflB gene encoding RasGEF domain-containing protein, protein MTDLNSESFSALNFWKSVEKKNISTNFQGTKVVAPSKKINSFPLLAPPAPPPPPTEQEINIGSGNSTFISSNNNNSNNNNNNNSNNNNNNNLNNSNNNNNNLNSNNNNNNNNNNNNNNGNNNNNSNFLTRQDSSTQKEWDEQNVTEAFGFWKQKAVQLQKETERYNARRNARQTIDLTNILRKSTSSDLLIKPPVESPPLTPVGQDDEGEQQQQQQQQKQSSPSTPSNDTDTETTAAAVTTTTTTTTTTTTSTTTTTTETVLQANQLEIKYGGETIAVVDDSGTTPRDYRRSRSISCEIIPKINGVITTSPQRVTTTTTTTTPSTGGVVVADEESDSSEEESDSSEEESDEYTDEESETELQVVSNATPRRSDDFTPTIVESPPLTSVNSNDNTSSGTVVAPIDLNSSTGGNTGSQQPPQPSSQQQKPDQASENTAVAASSISATTNVTSAASTTTVAPDSIINTKDVTVVSSTLTTTTSATSSTTSATTQSIPAPPSPSQQRAAQSISTSSVTPAAITKPTKDAKDKKDPAKKSIGATLTRTVTKTFIRDSKENNKVPTGTSPPVSSSTSISSSTGIKKDKVKLSKEEKDRIKKEKSAKKKKEKDEKKQQKTNKKALTKNNSSTDVKKGFVSPQQQQILDSPYRIYGVRLTQLVLSNDGDLPAILTQTITVLSNSNKLDVNSVFVGAENEPAVREIRKRSDLERIDFSIIGDPRVVAGLLILFFAELPQPLFNSKFFGDLVEINDITNPQVKLNDLKQLINSLSQLRRSLLQILVTFFTSKYINGNSVTTRAIAIQSIAQSFGPQFFRGTSSSDSDIQVGIETLKLIIDNYVFLFEKTNEPDVKYKNIDGKMIISEGSIDKLIDKATDQYYPYNEKYFSLTFFITHLFFIQPHELADKLITLYRENLDTLETKKKWKKHRRSKKASFINEAVKLWVDYCYKEMREDKELSKKILKGFPHLEAQLASRLSHRTTINDFLKLPKRVHSRTRSASFSDTLLSTGGIGSTSGGIGGGVNNCLLSAMEIAEQCTLVDYDLFTNVRLSDWVRLVQGSVDPQTAPSLSLALKRSTIWAQWAMGEILSTEDKSQRVAIINLLVDVAINCKDLANFNTAISIHTALTNHHIKRLQQTWDSVPKETLNKITQLEQSLQVWLKPDATNPFGVICQSINSACVPNFSILRTILSQIDQKIPTFSNDGSMVNVEKLRTIFGIVVEIQRLQQQRNYTMKPTKLFIQLQDINTVSMDELADLSLKCEPPVSKAKKYNAPADIVDEDWRLKITKTFNKPLATTSVGIDLPRLASSFTFNTTGHKTTPEEKSAYGNKIQDIFHVLVSLAQIESSELETDVREKFTTYIPMSTDPDSDFKRELLKFLDEVCHADNSKLVRVLKCCNQAIIAPVIIEITLNIAKGVPFMDAGGWRILISNINNSNNSVILDKIDEINEDSSNVEKEKLSSSQEQQEQQEQKQQEQQQQQQEPQPLFIRHYKKQRSRSAQSKDFFEFEWFIQLNLDADCKNILSFDLKISNLVFSTDTSPNIRDQLLESFKSYLVSQECVQYINFNENKQPVAAPVTPATTIVTTKEESTTVTSSTTTVVQESVPSTNAE, encoded by the exons atgacagATTTAAATTCAGAATCATTTTCAGCATTAAACTTTTGGAAATCAGTagagaaaaagaatataTCAACTAATTTTCAAGGCACTAAAGTTGTTGCGCCTtcaaaaaagattaattcaTTCCCATTATTAGCACCACCTgcaccacctccaccaccaaCAGAACAAGAAATCAATATTGGCAGTGGTAATAGTACATTCattagtagtaataataataatagtaataataataataataataatagtaataataataataataataatttaaataatagcaataataataataataatttaaacagtaataataataataacaataataataataataataataataatggtaataataataataatagtaattttttAACTAGACAAGATAGTTCAACACAAAAAGAATGGGATGAACAAAATGTAACAGAAGCATTTGGTTTTTGGAAACAAAAGGCAGtacaattacaaaaagaaACAGAGAGATATAATGCAAGACGTAATGCAAGACAAACTATTGATttaacaaatattttaagaAAGAGTACAAGTAGTGATCTATTGATTAAACCACCTGTTGAATCACCACCATTAACTCCTGTTGGACAAGATGATGAAggagaacaacaacaacaacaacaacaacaaaaacaatctTCACCATCTACACCATCAAATGATACTGATACTGAGACTACAGCAGCAGCAgtaacaacaaccacaactacaacaaccaccaccactacctcAACTACAACCACTACAACAGAGACTGTTTTACAGGCTAATCAATTAGAGATTAAATATGGTGGTGAAACAATTGCAGTAGTCGATGACTCTGGCACAACACCAAGAGACTATAGAAGATCTAGAAGTATCAGTTGTGAGATTATACCAAAGATAAATGGTGTAATTACAACCTCTCCACAACgagtaacaacaacaacaacaactaccacACCATCAACAGGTGGTGTTGTCGTTGCTGATGAAGAATCAGACTCTTCAGAGGAAGAATCAGATTCATCAGAGGAAGAATCAGATGAATATACCGATGAAGAATCAGAGACTGAATTACAAGTAGTTTCCAATGCCACACCAAGAAGATCAGATGATTTTACACCAACCATAGTTGAATCACCACCATTAACATCAGttaatagtaatgataatacTTCTTCTGGTACCGTAGTTGCTCCAATTGACTTGAATAGCAGTACTGGTGGTAATACAGGttcacaacaaccaccacaaccatcatcacaacaacaaaaaccaGATCAAGCATCTGAAAATACCGCTGTTGCTGCCTCTTCAATTAGTGCCACAACAAATGTTACTTCAGCTGCTTCCACAACAACCGTTGCTCCAGATTCCATCATCAACACTAAAGATGTTACTGTTGTAAGCTCTACATTAACCACTACAACTAGTGCCACTTCATCTACTACCAGTGCTACAACTCAATCAATACCAGctccaccatcaccatcacaacAACGTGCTGCTCAATCAATTTCAACCTCTTCAGTAACACCTGCAGCAATTACAAAACCAACTAAAGATGCCAAAGATAAGAAAGATCCAgcaaagaaatcaattggTGCCACTTTAACAAGAACAGTAACAAAAACATTCATTAGAGATTCAAAAGAGAATAATAAAGTTCCAACTGGAACTTCACCACCTgtttcatcatcaacttcaATTTCATCCTCAACtggtattaaaaaagataaagtaAAGCTTTCAAAAGAAGAGAAAGATCGtattaaaaaagagaaatctgcaaagaaaaagaaagaaaaagatgaaaagaaacaacaaaaaacaaacaaaaaagcattaactaaaaataattcttcaACTGATGTTAAAAAAGGTTTTGtttcaccacaacaacaacaaattttagATTCACCATAta gaatTTATGGTGTTAGATTAACACAATTAGTATTATCAAATGATGGTGATTTACCAGCAATTTTAACACAAACTATAAcagttttatcaaattcaaataaattagatgTTAATTCAGTATTTGTAGGAGCAGAGAATGAACCAGCAGTAAGAGAAATTAGAAAGAGGAGTGATCTTGAAagaattgatttttcaattattggtGATCCAAGAGTGGTAGCAGGtttgttgatattatttttcgCAGAGTTACCACAACCATTATTCAATAGTAAATTCTTTGGAGATTTAGTGGAAATCAATGATATCACCAATCCCCAAGTTAAGTTGaatgatttaaaacaattaatcaATTCTTTATCACAGCTACGTCGTTCATTACTTCAAATTTTGGTAACATTTTTCACCTCAAAATATATCAATGGCAATTCTGTTACCACTAGAGCCATTGCAATTCAATCGATCGCTCAATCATTTGGTCCACAATTTTTCAGAGGTACATCAAGTTCCGATAGTGACATTCAAGTTGGTATTGAAACCCTCAAATTAATCATTGATAACTATGTTTTTCTATTTGAAAAAACCAATGAACCCGATGTAAAATACAAGAATATCGATGGAAAGATGATAATCTCTGAGGGTTCAATCGACAAGTTGATTGATAAAGCCACCGATCAATATTATCCATACAATGAGAAATACTTTTCTCTCACATTCTTTATCACTCATCTCTTCTTTATTCAACCACACGAATTGGCTGATAAACTTATCACACTCTATCGTGAGAATTTAGATACTTTAGAGACTAAAAAGAAATGGAAGAAACATCGTCGTTCAAAGAAAGCCAGTTTCATTAATGAGGCTGTTAAACTTTGGGTCGATTATTGTTACAAAGAAATGCGTGAGGATAAAGAACTCTccaaaaagatattaaaaggTTTCCCACATTTAGAGGCTCAACTTGCAAGTCGTCTCTCTCATAGAACCACAATCAATGATTTCcttaaattaccaaaacGTGTTCATTCTCGTACTCGTTCCGCTTCATTCTCTGATACCTTACTTTCAACAGGTGGCATTGGTAGTACAAGTGGCGGTATTGGTGGTGGCGTCAACAATTGTCTCCTTAGTGCCATGGAAATCGCTGAACAATGTACTTTGGTCGATTATGATCTCTTCACCAATGTTAGATTATCCGATTGGGTTAGATTGGTTCAAGGTTCAGTCGATCCACAAACTGCACCATCCCTATCATTGGCTTTGAAACGTTCAACTATTTGGGCTCAATGGGCTATGGGTGAAATCTTATCAACCGAAGATAAGTCACAAAGAGTTGCAATCATTAATCTCTTAGTTGATGTCGCTATCAATTGTAAAGATTTGGCCAATTTCAATACTGCCATCTCAATTCATACTGCCTTAACCAACCATCATATCAAACGTTTACAACAAACTTGGGATTCTGTACCAAAGGAAACTTTGAATAAAATCACTCAGTTGGAACAATCACTTCAAGTTTGGTTAAAACCAGATGCTACCAATCCATTTGGTGTAATTTGTCAATCGATCAATAGTGCATGTGTACCAAATTTCTCTATACTTCGTACCATTCTATCTCAAATCGATCAAAAGATTCCAACTTTCTCTAACGATGGTTCAATGGTTAATGTTGAAAAGTTACGTACAATCTTTGGTATCGTTGTTGAGATTCAAcgtttacaacaacaaagaaaTTACACAATGAAACCAACCAAACTTTTCATTCAACTTCAAGATATAAACACTGTATCAATGGATGAGTTGGCTGATCTCTCTTTGAAATGTGAACCACCAGTTAGTAAGGCAAAGAAATACAATGCTCCTGCTGATATAGTCGATGAAGATTGGAGATTAAAAATCACAAAAACTTTCAATAAACCATTGGCAACCACTTCAGTCGGCATCGATTTACCACGTTTAGCCTCTTCTTTCACTTTTAATACCACTGGTCATAAAACAACTCCAGAAGAGAAATCAGCATATGGTAATAAAATTCAAGATATCTTTCATGTTTTGGTATCATTGGCTCAAATTGAATCATCAGAATTGGAGACTGATGTTCGTGAGAAATTCACAACCTACATACCAATGTCAACAGATCCAGATTCAGATTTCAAGAGAGAGTTACTTAAATTTTTGGATGAGGTTTGTCATGCTGACAATAGTAAATTGGTTAGAGTTTTGAAATGTTGTAATCAAGCAATCATAGCTCCAGTCATAATTGAAATCACTCTCAATATAGCTAAAGGTGTACCATTTATGGATGCTGGTGGTTGgagaattttaatttcaaatataaataatagtaataatagtgtaATATTAgataaaattgatgaaataaACGAAGATTCATCAAAtgtagaaaaagaaaaattatcatcatcacaagaacaacaagaacaacaagaacaaaaacaacaagaacaacaacaacaacaacaggaaCCACAACCATTATTTATTAGacattataaaaaacaaagatCAAGATCCGCTCAATCTAAAGACTTTTTCGAATTTGAATGGttcattcaattaaatttagatgCAGATTGTAAAAATATACTTTCATTCGATTTAAAGATTAGTAATTTGGTTTTCTCCACTGATACAAGTCCAAATATTCGTGATCAACTTTtagaatcatttaaatcttaTTTGGTTAGTCAAGAATGTGttcaatatataaatttcaatgaaaataaacaaCCTGTTGCTGCCCCTGTCACTCCTGCTACTACCATTGTAACTACAAAAGAAGAATCAACTACTGTAACTAGTAGTACTACAACTGTTGTTCAAGAATCAGTTCCTTCAACAAATGccgaataa